GAACCCGGGAACGTCACCGTCCTTGTTCACCACGGCCTGGCCCGCGCGAGGGTGCTGCTCGTAGCCGTACCCCATGCCGGGGAGCCGGGGGTCCTGGGTGCTGTGCTGGGCGGTGAGCGGATTTCCGGGCCGGAGTGCGGCCAGCATGAACCGGCCCATGTCGGCGGGTGTGGTGACCACACCGGCGCCGGTCGGGCTCATCGCCCCGTACTGGCCTCGGGCCTCGACACCGTCCGCCCGGTAGCCACGGGCCAGGGTCGCCCGCACCCCCTCGGGAGTCGGCTGGGCGAAGGTGGTGCCGGTCATGCCCAGCGGGCGCAGGATCTGCCGGTCGACGTAGCTGGCGAAGTCCGTCCCCGCGACGGTCTCGACGATGTGGCCGGCGAGGGCGAAGCCGTAGTTGTCGTACGCGGCGAGGGTGCCCGGCGGGCGTACCCGGGGCGGCTGGTTGTCCCGCAGCCACGCGCCGAGCGGCGCCACCCCGGCCGGGTCGGCCACCGCGACCCCCAGCGGGGTGTCGGCGAATCCAGAGGTGTGGGTCAGCAGGCGGCGGAGGGTCACCGGCCGGCCGGGATAGGTGTCTTGGATCCGCAGGTCGGCGAGGTAGCGGTTGACGTCGACGTCCAGGTCCAGGCGCCCCGCCTCGACGAGCTGCTGCACCGCCTCGGCGGTGAACACCTTCGCCACCGAGGCCATGAAGAAGCCGGTCCGGTCCACGGTCACCGGAGTGCCGGCCGACACGTCGGCGACCCCGTAGCCCTTGCCGAAGACCTGCCGGCCGCCGGACACCACGACGACGGCGGCCCCGGGGATCTGGTACTCGGTCAACTGCCGTGCGACCACCTCGTCGACGACGGCGCCGACCTGGTCCGCGACCTTCGCCCGGGGCGGCACGGGCACCTCGGCAAGGGCCGGCGCGGCCACCTCAGCGCGGGGCGGCACGGGCACCTCGGCGCGGGCCGGCGCGGCGACCACCACCAGCCCGACCAGCACTGACAGGACGATCGCGAGCAGGCGTTTGATCATAAGAAAACGCTATCGACCTGGCGATCGGCGGTCGATCCGGTGAGCTGGCCGGCACCGGGTAGGGCACGCCCTACCGGCCACCGGCCGGCTGGTCCCACTGTGACGCAGCCGGCCCCGCCGGGTCCGCCGTCATCCCCGGCCGGACGGCGTGGCTACGGTGGGGACGTGGCGCTCTCCCTGGCGATCTCGCCCTGCCCCAACGACACCTTCGTCTTCCATGCCCTGGTGCACGGGCTGGTGCCCGGCGCTCCGCCGATGGACGTGACCTACGCGGACGTGGACGTCACCAACACCGCCGCCGAGCGCGGGGCGTACGACCTGGTGAAGGTGAGCTACGCGGCGCTGCCGTGGCTGCTCGACGACTACCACCTGCTGCCCTGCGGCGGCGCGCTCGGCCGGGGCTGCGGCCCGCTGGTGCTGACCCGGGGCGGCGGGACCGGCAGTACCGACCTGACCGGGGCGACCGTGGCGGTGCCCGGT
The nucleotide sequence above comes from Plantactinospora soyae. Encoded proteins:
- a CDS encoding serine hydrolase domain-containing protein encodes the protein MIKRLLAIVLSVLVGLVVVAAPARAEVPVPPRAEVAAPALAEVPVPPRAKVADQVGAVVDEVVARQLTEYQIPGAAVVVVSGGRQVFGKGYGVADVSAGTPVTVDRTGFFMASVAKVFTAEAVQQLVEAGRLDLDVDVNRYLADLRIQDTYPGRPVTLRRLLTHTSGFADTPLGVAVADPAGVAPLGAWLRDNQPPRVRPPGTLAAYDNYGFALAGHIVETVAGTDFASYVDRQILRPLGMTGTTFAQPTPEGVRATLARGYRADGVEARGQYGAMSPTGAGVVTTPADMGRFMLAALRPGNPLTAQHSTQDPRLPGMGYGYEQHPRAGQAVVNKDGDVPGFHDIMALLPETGLGIYVAYNGDGLGSAANFAAHDLVDRIVDRLYPSSGQAPTTAGTGLDAFAGTYRTTRYSHTDFTKLATLTTAVTVGVDGDELTTTGLSADPALTEQHWRQVEPGLFTDGRERIAFRDGVLFSTANPTVAYQKLSWYAQPTLHMAVAVGAVLVLLVGLLWWPIAALVRRRRGRSGVVPRLAVLAGWTTAGLLVAFVAVLGMILGDSAGLDERIFLGDSSLLTIALVLPVVAAVTTAAMLAATVSAWVRGWWRRAGRIGYTGVTASAVALLGVAAAYNLVG